A window from Nitrospira sp. ND1 encodes these proteins:
- a CDS encoding marine proteobacterial sortase target protein has product MLNDRFGSLRQRTRTSATQLALCAFFLSLALGSPFPATSCAEPGESLNTGIVSTMGINDVTEGTLMFRTDQAGRYTPAPVLKTDVQIAVTGTIARATVRQEFTNPSKKKGDWLEGVYVFPLPETAAVDHLRIKIGERIIEGRIKERAEAKQLYDQAKREGKRTGLVEQERPNLFTTSVANIGPGEHVTVELEYQDTVRYENEEFQLRFPMAVGPRYIPGVPVVVEGQDPQGSGTSPDTDRVPDASRITPPIHPPEDGAINPLSLSLSLNPGFPLAKVESPFHPIITIQDQGGGYQIGLREDAVPADRDFQLIWHPAPRTEPMATVFTEQKDGATYALLMLVPPTQHHEKAARVPRDITFIIDRSGSMAGASIEQAKGSLAAALARLTTQDRFNIIQFNHTVRSLFSIPQPVTTTAMQQAIRYTEQLTADGGTEILPALRQALKSPQDSARLQQIILITDGQVGNEEELFELLHQRVGSRRLFTIGIGSTPNSHLMRKTAETGRGTFTYIGNVNEVKDKLDGLFKKLEHPVLNDITIDAAGWSGLEQFPATITDLYEGEPIVLALKADSLPSQSVLRGQIGRAAWSLPISFNDAPTHGGLSVYWARKKIAALMDETYKGGAQEAIRKAVLDVALTHHLVSQYTSLVAVDVTPARPTDSPATERDQTSNPARAQDLTALANLPRTATGAQLQILLGAAALMLAGLLWQFRRAVA; this is encoded by the coding sequence ATGCTGAATGACCGCTTCGGCTCTCTACGACAACGCACAAGAACCTCTGCAACCCAACTCGCGCTTTGTGCGTTCTTTCTATCATTGGCCCTTGGCTCTCCCTTTCCAGCCACCTCCTGCGCCGAACCGGGCGAATCCCTCAATACCGGCATCGTTTCCACCATGGGCATCAACGATGTGACGGAAGGCACGTTGATGTTCAGGACCGACCAAGCCGGACGCTATACACCGGCGCCCGTTCTCAAGACCGATGTGCAGATCGCGGTCACCGGGACGATTGCCCGCGCGACCGTCCGGCAGGAGTTCACCAACCCGAGCAAAAAGAAAGGCGACTGGCTGGAAGGTGTCTACGTGTTCCCGCTGCCCGAGACGGCCGCGGTGGATCATCTCCGCATAAAAATCGGCGAGCGGATCATCGAAGGCCGGATCAAGGAACGGGCGGAGGCGAAACAACTCTACGACCAGGCCAAGCGGGAAGGGAAACGGACCGGCCTGGTCGAACAGGAACGTCCGAATCTCTTTACCACTTCAGTCGCGAATATCGGGCCCGGTGAACATGTGACGGTCGAACTCGAATATCAGGACACCGTCCGCTACGAGAATGAAGAGTTTCAACTCCGCTTCCCCATGGCCGTCGGGCCGCGGTACATCCCCGGCGTCCCGGTGGTCGTCGAAGGACAGGATCCTCAGGGATCCGGCACCAGTCCGGACACTGATCGTGTCCCTGATGCCTCACGGATTACGCCGCCCATACACCCACCCGAGGACGGCGCGATCAACCCCCTGAGCCTCTCGCTCTCGCTCAACCCGGGTTTTCCTCTTGCCAAGGTGGAGTCGCCGTTTCACCCGATCATTACCATTCAGGATCAGGGCGGCGGATATCAGATCGGTCTCCGGGAAGATGCGGTACCGGCTGATCGGGATTTCCAGCTCATCTGGCATCCGGCACCGCGCACCGAACCGATGGCCACCGTCTTTACCGAACAGAAAGACGGCGCGACCTATGCCCTGCTGATGCTCGTTCCTCCGACACAGCACCATGAGAAAGCGGCGCGGGTTCCGCGAGACATCACGTTCATCATCGACCGATCGGGATCCATGGCCGGCGCGTCGATCGAACAGGCCAAGGGGTCATTAGCGGCCGCCCTCGCACGGCTGACCACACAGGATCGCTTCAACATCATTCAATTCAATCATACGGTCCGGTCGCTGTTCTCGATACCGCAACCCGTGACGACCACAGCGATGCAGCAAGCCATCCGGTACACCGAACAGCTCACGGCCGACGGGGGAACGGAAATACTTCCGGCTTTGAGACAGGCCCTCAAGAGCCCGCAGGACAGCGCACGGCTCCAGCAGATCATTCTCATCACCGATGGACAGGTCGGCAATGAGGAGGAGCTCTTCGAACTGCTGCACCAACGCGTGGGCAGCAGACGCCTGTTCACCATCGGAATCGGCTCCACGCCCAACAGTCACCTGATGCGGAAGACTGCCGAAACAGGCCGCGGCACCTTCACCTACATCGGCAACGTAAACGAGGTGAAGGACAAGTTGGATGGTCTGTTCAAAAAGCTTGAGCATCCGGTGCTCAACGACATCACCATCGATGCAGCCGGATGGTCGGGGCTCGAACAGTTCCCGGCAACCATCACGGATCTCTATGAAGGCGAACCGATCGTGCTCGCACTCAAGGCCGACTCGCTGCCATCCCAAAGCGTGTTGCGCGGACAGATCGGACGCGCAGCCTGGTCGCTCCCGATCTCGTTCAACGACGCCCCCACTCATGGAGGGCTCTCGGTCTACTGGGCCAGGAAAAAGATTGCGGCGCTGATGGACGAGACCTACAAGGGCGGCGCGCAAGAGGCGATCCGAAAGGCCGTGCTGGACGTCGCCCTTACTCACCACCTGGTCAGCCAATACACCAGTCTGGTCGCTGTCGATGTTACGCCTGCCAGACCGACGGACTCCCCGGCAACTGAGCGTGACCAGACAAGTAACCCGGCGCGTGCACAGGACCTCACCGCCCTCGCGAACCTACCGAGGACTGCGACCGGCGCACAACTGCAGATTCTACTGGGGGCAGCTGCACTCATGTTGGCTGGCTTGCTGTGGCAATTTCGCCGGGCGGTCGCATGA
- a CDS encoding class GN sortase: MSRLRPGSRLLTMLMAGLLAIGCWQLGEGSWIYAKAGLAQFLLQRAWCRALAGEAMPKPWPWADTWPVARLRMQHPSVDLIVLAGAYGRTLAFGPGHVTSSALPGQEGTVMLTGHRDTHFRFLREVHTNDQLDLTGSDGTTLHYRIVDQRVMDSRREFVPTGKDTQDLVLVTCFPFDAIQAGGPLRYVVRAERTVDRDHS; this comes from the coding sequence ATGAGTCGACTCAGACCGGGCTCCCGCCTGCTGACAATGCTGATGGCGGGACTTCTCGCCATCGGCTGCTGGCAGCTCGGGGAGGGATCGTGGATCTATGCGAAGGCCGGGCTCGCGCAGTTCCTACTGCAGCGGGCCTGGTGCCGAGCCCTGGCGGGAGAGGCGATGCCGAAACCCTGGCCCTGGGCCGATACCTGGCCGGTTGCGCGGCTTCGCATGCAGCACCCGTCGGTAGACCTGATCGTCCTCGCCGGCGCGTATGGCCGGACCCTGGCATTCGGTCCCGGCCACGTCACGTCCAGCGCCCTGCCCGGGCAGGAAGGCACGGTGATGCTGACCGGTCACCGGGACACGCATTTTCGTTTTTTGAGGGAGGTGCACACGAACGATCAGCTCGACTTGACGGGAAGCGACGGAACCACGCTGCACTATCGAATCGTTGACCAGCGAGTCATGGATTCGCGACGGGAGTTCGTTCCGACAGGGAAAGACACACAGGATCTGGTGCTGGTGACCTGTTTTCCCTTCGATGCAATCCAAGCCGGCGGGCCGCTGCGCTACGTGGTGCGGGCCGAACGGACCGTGGACCGTGACCATTCCTGA
- a CDS encoding glycosyltransferase family 87 protein — MHQYAIFYGAAALAVVVWCLTFRYGSARAPFLAILGAVLGGLVLWAWQVSEPSILFSDFNVAYYPAGRAILEDIPHLFVRCWDTPVCGFVNIPIVAFLFTPFSMLTLRHAHWLFAGLSLLSLVISVGLLWSMTDRVASRRWGIVALFMTSGPLLYSLKEGNLTHFALLLLIAGVVCLDKTWDRSAGGCFALAAIIKLPLLLFAVYFFGKRRWAAVFGYGLTLLAVTGLSIWYAGWASHVAWYREVILPLSDKGIAAFNVQSVQGLLLRLQDGVRLYDWKPVAVPWDVGAAGQACAALLVGLSGWLFLRSPGLQVRETTNLELSMVLCLSLIISPISWTHYYLLLLLPLSLYVGNRLPVATHGGWAVGMTLCLLLISPPVTFSGPDQAAGSQIATLFLSHYVMGAILLWGLCGYARWSVANVSRLRLVAAGSGPHAPVRADRLRESDVPEARSA, encoded by the coding sequence ATGCATCAGTATGCGATCTTTTATGGAGCGGCTGCTCTGGCAGTGGTGGTGTGGTGTCTCACGTTTCGATATGGTTCAGCACGAGCGCCCTTTCTCGCAATCCTGGGCGCAGTCCTGGGCGGTCTTGTGCTTTGGGCCTGGCAAGTTTCTGAGCCATCCATCCTGTTCTCGGATTTCAATGTCGCCTACTACCCGGCCGGCCGGGCCATTCTTGAAGATATCCCCCATCTGTTCGTGCGTTGTTGGGATACGCCGGTGTGCGGGTTTGTAAACATTCCCATCGTCGCGTTTCTCTTCACCCCGTTCTCGATGCTGACCCTCCGCCACGCCCACTGGCTCTTCGCCGGGTTGTCGCTGCTCAGTCTGGTCATCAGCGTCGGCCTGCTCTGGTCCATGACCGACCGGGTTGCGTCCAGACGGTGGGGAATCGTTGCGCTGTTCATGACGAGCGGCCCCTTACTCTACAGCCTGAAAGAGGGCAATCTGACCCACTTCGCCCTGTTGCTGCTGATTGCCGGGGTCGTCTGCCTGGACAAAACGTGGGATCGAAGCGCAGGGGGTTGTTTTGCATTGGCGGCGATCATCAAGCTGCCGCTGTTGCTGTTTGCGGTGTATTTCTTCGGCAAGCGGCGTTGGGCGGCGGTGTTCGGCTATGGCCTGACCCTGCTGGCCGTGACGGGTCTATCGATCTGGTACGCCGGGTGGGCCAGCCACGTGGCCTGGTATCGGGAGGTGATCCTGCCGCTGTCCGACAAGGGAATTGCCGCGTTTAATGTGCAATCGGTGCAGGGGCTGCTGCTGCGACTGCAGGATGGTGTCCGGTTGTACGATTGGAAGCCTGTGGCCGTGCCCTGGGATGTCGGGGCGGCAGGGCAGGCCTGTGCGGCCTTGCTCGTCGGGTTGTCCGGTTGGCTGTTTCTTCGGAGTCCCGGTCTGCAGGTTCGAGAGACGACAAATCTTGAGTTGTCGATGGTGCTCTGTCTCTCCTTGATCATCAGCCCGATTTCATGGACCCACTATTACCTGCTGCTGTTGCTGCCGTTGTCGTTGTATGTGGGCAACCGCCTGCCGGTTGCAACTCATGGCGGCTGGGCGGTGGGGATGACGCTGTGCCTGTTGCTCATCTCTCCTCCGGTAACGTTTTCAGGGCCGGATCAAGCGGCCGGCAGCCAGATCGCGACGTTGTTTCTCTCTCACTATGTGATGGGAGCTATTCTCTTGTGGGGGCTGTGCGGGTACGCCCGCTGGTCGGTTGCGAATGTCAGCCGTCTACGGCTGGTGGCTGCAGGTTCAGGGCCGCATGCTCCGGTCAGGGCAGATCGACTGCGAGAGTCCGACGTGCCGGAAGCACGATCTGCCTAA